Genomic DNA from Niabella ginsenosidivorans:
TGAGCGCGCGTTAATAGCTGCAATTGTATATCCGTCTTTATTGATTGCCGTGCAAAAACTGTTTGTAAAGCTATTAAAACCACCATCGCCGCTGATATATACCACCAGGGGCTTTTTATTATTGCCATTCCAGTTTTTTACCGGCAGCTCCTGGGCTTCAGTTATCCGGCCCCATAACGTAAAAACAACAATCAGAAAAAGGTTCACCGCTTTCATAAAGATTTTATTTGGGTTATTTAAGGCTTCATTGCTTTTTTGAGTGCCCCGGGTATCTGCAACAGGTCAAAATCATTGCTAAAGATCATGTATTTATTCTCCCAGATGGTAGCGTATTTTTCTTTAAAGTCCCTTAGTGTTTTATAATGTTTAAAGCTGCCGATCCTTGCCGACGCATATTTTATGATCTGTTCTGCGGGGTTATCCGGCTCCGTGATCCCGTTTAGGGGGATCATGCCCAGGTTCAGGTATTTATAATTCCTTTCTTTGGCAAATTCCACAAGCTTTACAATCATCGCGTCCATACAACCACCCGGTGCATCCAGGCGCTTCCGGATCAGGTCATAGGTGCACTCATCAGGGGTATAATCCCTGATAATGGTGAGAAAAGACTGCACTGCGTCCCTGTCATCTTTTACAATAATCACATCCAGGCCGCGTATTTCCTCAGGGTCAAACATTCCCTGAGAAAAAACCATTTCTTTTTTCTCAAACTTGTCCAGCCATTCATCTGAAATATCCTGCAATTCATCTACAAACACAGCGCTATGTGGCGCTGTTACCAGTTCTGTACGGTATCCCTTCTTTTGCAGGCTGTTCAGCCCGTTGCGTAACGATTTCCTGTCTTTACCCTCAAGCGTGAATTTTTCTATTTCCATTATGGCTTCCTGGCCGATAAAGATTTTCATCTTTTTCAGGTGCTCAAAATAAAAGAGACTGCTTTCATCCACCCGGTAGTAAACAGTTTTCAATCCTTTTTGCCGGCAAAAACGTTCAAACTCTTCAATAACCTCTGCTTTATCTTCTGCGGCGCAGACCGGTTCTTCTAAAACAGCCGCAAAGCCATTGGCCACGCGGTAAGCAACAAACCCATCTGTAAGATTAGAAAAGAAAAGCTGTTTATCGGGAGTTACTTTAAAATAATCAACAGCAGAGCGTCCGTGCTCCTCTAACAGTTCCCTGGCCAGTTCTGCTTCCGTTCTTGCACCGGAACCATGATCGCTAAAGATCCTCGGCCGCAGCAATGAATAGATCAGCAGCAGCCAGGAGCAAACCCCCAGGAATTTTGTTATATTAATAAAATCACGACCGAAATTCGTTTTGGGCACCAGTTCATCATCTGAAAAAAGCAAAAAGCTTTTTAAAGTATAATAGATGGATTGATGCCAGTTAAAATCAATTCCGAAATGACGCTTATCTATAAAATAAAAGCTCAGGAAATCAAAAATGCAAACAGAGGTAAGCGTTATGAAAAAGGTTATAAAGCCGATGCGTATCCATTTAGGATTGGCTTTTATACGATACTGCCTGCTGTTAGAGATTAAGAGGGCCAGTATAAAAAGGGCAAAAAGGCTTTCTTCATAGTCGAGCGCCTTGGCCATATTGCCGATAATAGAAAGCCCTGTAAACACCAATGCCGCGATCCAGGCAGCCCGCAAACCTTTTATAAGATACGCAGAGGTGACCAGTAGCGCTATTCCAAGTACCAGGACCATCAATTTGGATGCATGGATCGCTTCTACCGGTAAATAATACCGATCCAGCTTCATACGTTCCGCAAGCGGTGGTGTTGCTACTGAAATAATATTGATAATACCCAGGATAAAGATGGCCACGGCCGGAACGATCCTTGCCACCAGTTGGCGCCCCCGCCATATAAAGGCAAACAGCCCGAACAATAAAGGGAGCCAGAACTCAAAAAGACGATACAATAAGGTCACGCTCAGCCCCTGGTTATGCGTATACCCATACCCCATAAAGATGTAGATCATTGTAAACTCCACAGCGCCCAGGCCACGTAAAAAGGGAGAAATGATCATTAGCACTACTGATAGGGTGTACCCTACAGCAGCCACTTCAAACGAGGGCGACACATTCAGCGCGTACATGCTTATAAATACATGGGCGATGCCGCACAACTCAATGCCCAATGAAAGCAGGATGGTGATCAGCAGGTGCTTTTTGTTAACATCTCCAGAAAAGATTTCATCAATAGCGCCTGTAACAGAGGGGATTTTTTTAGCAATCCATTTGTACAGGTCGCCTTTTGCTCTGAAGGCCAAGGTTAGAAAAAAGACCGCTCCAAGAATAAGCCCCAGTATAATAAGAGATATCCAGGCATTTCCGAAATTGCGATTCTCCCATAGCGTGTAAATAATGATGGGAATGCCAATAATAAAAACGGTCAGCAAGCCTACATACCCGTAAATGGCGCTGGCCTGGTGGATCTGTGTGGCATTCAGATTCCTTTTTCTTAACTGGGTGGTTGTATAGGCCAGGGAACTGATTCCTCCTGCCGGCAGGAAGACGCTCAGGAAGTTGCGTTTAAGGAACAGCTCCACAGCATCACTTAACCGGAGCCTCATGCCCATTGCCTTAAAACTATGCACATACATTAACGCCTGTAATAATACATATATACCACAGACCAGCAGGCCTGAAATAACCCATAGCTGATCGGCGGCGTGTAACCGGGGTATGATGGACTTCAGCTCTTTACGCTCGCTTCTAAAAAACACAAAGGCTAAAAGGATCACAAAAACGGCCAGGATCTCCTTCCAGTAGGTCTTTGGGGAGAAACGCCTGATGCCCTTTAGAATCCGCTCTTTCATACAGATTTTGGTTTATTATTTAAGGCGGTAAACATAGCCCAATTTTGCTGTTAATCCATGCGGATTCACATCTAAATTGTTAAAGGAAAGATGAAATCCTTTTAACCCTGCTTCTGCAAATACACCTGATAGTACCGAAAAATAATAATGGGTATCAATACCTGCAAATCCATTAAAACCGTGTTCATTTATATAATACCTCGTACCGGGATGATCCTGGAATTCCTTATAATAATTTATAAAGCCAAGCCCTTCCTGTAAATGCAAATTGGGTACCCAATTTCCCGGAGCCGGGCATTTATAATATTCACTGAAATAAAAAGGGAAAAAATACAGATGATACAAATTCCATCTGTTATCATTATGTGTTGAAGCGTTCGAGTATTCCATCCCGGCGCCCAGTTCCCATTTTGACCCCAGCCCCTGGTGATAGGCAGCGCTGAGGCCCGGAAAACTATTTCCGTGCGTACTGTATAAATTTTCAATGTTCACCCGGAAACTGCTGCCGGTCTGTGCCTGCCCGTAATGAGCTGTAAACAGTGTAATGACAAGAGCAATGCATACTTTCCCTCTGAGCCCTGCACCAAAAAATAATTGCATAATCAAAAATACAGCAAAAAAACAACCCCATAGAATGGGGTTGACTCTGCATGTAACCTTTAACCAAAACCTATTACTTCAATTCAATTGTTCAATATTTTGTCTGGCAGTAAACAGAGCGTTAAAGGATGTCTGCCATTAACACTATAAAAATATTTCATAATCAGCGGTACTAAACAAAGCAATAGACTAAACGGCAAAAACAATCGGTGAATCCGTTCTATTGCCTTTTGAAAAAAGACAGCCGGGCTCTTTAGCAAGGTAATAAAAGTGACTGTATCAAAAGTCGTCATTTCGAGCGAAACATAGTGTAGCCGAGAAATCTTATATATTGTTTCACGTTGATTACGAGATATCTCTGTTCCGCTTCGATATGACGATTTCTTTCTTTTGATACAGCCTCAATAAAAAGCCCCCGCAAAGCGGGGGCTAACAATCAAAACTCAAAACGTATTATTACTTCTTGTTCTCTTTGTAACGCTTATCCGGTGTACCGTCTTTTTTCACATGCTTATTCTCTTTATACCTTTTGTCCGGAGTGCCGTCTTTCTTTACATGCGCCGTATTGGCAGCAGCGGTTGCCTTCTTTGAGGTTTGGGCAGTTGCCGGTTTTGTTTGTGCAGGCGCAGTTGTTTGCGCATGCGTGGCCAGGCTAAAACTGATAAAAGTAAGGATGGCGATAAAAAGTTTTTTCATTGTTGTAATATTTTAGGTAATAAGGTAAACTGTTTCTATAAAGCTATTAAAAAACAGGGCTGTTTCAAAGCAGCAATAGCCCAGCAGGCAAAAACAATCGATGAAATAGCAAATCCTGTTTATCTTACAAATATCGCCGGCTGTAATAGGCTTTTGCTTCAGCCAGGGCACCATTACAGGTATGCTGAAGTGAACGAAAAACGGATCGTATCGTTGAAAGCGCTTCCTCCTGCTCAAGCGCTTCCAGATAAGGATAGGTTTCTTCATCAAGCCCTATAACGGCCACGGTTGTTTTTAAGCTATGCGCGGTTTTCCTGATCGCTGCAAAATCCCCGTTTTGAATGGCCGCATCCAGGCGGTCCAGTTCCCGGGGGAGCAGCTCAAGGAATTGTTCAAAAACCTCTTTTTCATAGGCACTGTTGCCCATACTGATCGCTGAAAGATATTCAAGCTTAAGGAATTGAAACGAGTGGGCCGGAACGGGCAGCTCATTCTCTGAAAGCAGCTGTGCCTCTCCCCCTTCCTGTTCTAAATAATGGAATACGATCTTTTTCAGTTCCTGTTCCCGTATGGGCTTTGCAATATAATCATTCATACCGGCTTCAATACAGCGTTCTCTTTGCCCCGGCAGGGCATCCGCCGTCATGGCAATCACAGGCAGCTCATTTTTTAATTCGTTCCTTATGATACCCGTTGCCGTATAGCCATCCATTCCGGGCATTTGGATATCCATTAAAACAAGGTCAAACTTCTCCGTTTTTAAACAGGTAATGGCTTCTGTGCCGTTTGATACCGTATCAAACCGGATACACCAGCCTTTCAGCAATTGCTGCAATAACAGCCGGTTCAGTTCATTATCTTCCACAATCAACACTTTTCCGGCCGGCAGGCCCCGCTGATGCACTATGTTATCTGAAAAAGGTTCTTCAACCGGTTCTTTCCCTTTGGTCGTTATTTTAAAAGGCAATTGCAGGGTAAAAGACGAGCCCTGTTGCTCCCTGCTGTAAACCTCAATAGCCCCGTTCATTAAATGTACCAGGTCCTTAACAATTGAAAGCCCCAGGCCTGTGCCGCCATACTTCCTGGTAATGCTGCCATCACTTTGCTGGAAACGGTCAAAAACGGCAGCTGTCTCATTTTCCGTCATGCCAATGCCGGTATCCCTTACCACAAACTGCAACAAAACCGCTTCATTCTCTTTGTTCACAACGGCCACCTCAATATGTACAAAACCTTTATCAGTAAACTTAATAGCATTCCCTACCAGGTTTACCATTACCTGTATCAGGCGCGCCTCATCGCCCAGCAAAAAACGGGGCACTTCCTCATCAATTGCGACAATAAAGTCCAGCCCTTTTTCAATGCATTGCCGGCTGTAGATGGCTTTTATATCGGAAAAGGTATGCCGGATCTCAAAGGGAGCTGCTTTCACCACCATCATGCCAGCCTCAATCTTTGAAATATCCAGAATATTATTGACGATCTGCAGCAGGTTTTCTCCGGCTTTATGGATCAAAGCCGTATAATCTGCCACCTGTCGGGAAGCTTTTTCTTTTTTCAGCAAACCGGTAAAACCCAGTATTGCATTTAACGGGGTGCGTATTTCATGGCTCATATTTGCCAGAAAATTTTCTTTAACACGTGCCAGTTGCCGGGCATGCATTTCGGATACATTCAACTGGTGGATCAGGCGTTGTTGCTCTATGATCTTATAAGAGATGTATCCAAACACAAAAAGGGCGCTGATAGCCGCAAGGATTGCCAGGATGGTACCAAATGTTTTGGCTTTTACCCCGCTTTTATCAGCATTCCGGATCAGGTCGGTGACCTTTACCTGGTAACGTTCATCTATACGGTTGGACAGGATGCGGATAGAATCTGTAAGCTGCTGCTCTTCCTGGTTATTGATCATCTTTTCTGCGGAATCTTTGCCGTCTCCTGAAAAGGTGCGCAACACTTCAGTGTTCAGGCTTATTTTCCTGTTTACCAGCTGCCTTAATTGCTGTATGCCGGAACCAATTGTCTGGTCGGTTTCAAAGGAATCCAGTGCTTCAAAGGAGCGGTTGATCTGGTTTACCTGTTGCCGGAAACGCCCATCCTGCAGATCTGCCCCCCGTATCACAATGCTTTTTGCCTCGGTTTCCAGTTGTTCCACATTTTTCTGAATCTGCTGCAGCTCTGTCTTCACCTTTAGCAGGCTCATCAGATCTTCATTCCCGTTAATGAGCTCATTAATACTCCTGCTGGAATTAAATTGCAGGAAAACAATGACAGTGATCGCTGTTATAAATGCGGCTACCAGTATATAACGAAAAGAAGACTTCATCAGGAATATAATTCCCTTCAAACGTACATTAAATTTTTCATTCTTTTTTTTGTCCAAAAGATGGATGAAAAGTTTAATGACAGTTCTTCCTGGCTAAAAACAATAAAATTTTCAGGAGAAAAATAAAGCGAAAGCAGGAATTTATCAGTAATCGTCGTGATGGTTGGCTGTAGCATTCCAGAATAGTTTTATAAATACGACCACATCTGCTACAATTAAAAGTGCAAAAAGGGAAATGAACAGCCCGTTTTTTATTACATATAGCTGGTACAGCAACCCGTAAATGAACGCAATCAGCATGACCGCTGCGGCTACCATCCATATAATATTCCTGCTGTTCACCGGTATATTGTATTCCTTTGTAAATAAAAATACCAACTCCTTTAATTATATAAACCGTCCAATCGCCGAATCGGCAATAACAATCGTTCAATACCGGGGAATAGTTACAGTATGTTCAGGCGTTTGTTCAGGCTGTTCCGGTAGCCATCAGCAACCGGCACCATCTTTCCCTGAAGTACCAGCGCTCCTTGCTCAATTCCGTCAATCTTGTCTACGGCTACTATATAGGAACGGTGAACACGGATAAATTTTCCCGCCGGCAATCGCTCTTCTACTGCTTTCAGCGGGCTATGAACCGCATAGAATCTCTTAGGCGTATGCAGCTTTACATAGTCGCCCATAGCCTCTGCATACAGGATCTCGCTGAAGCTGAGTCGCTTTACCACGTTTGAATCCCTTATAAAAATAAATTCATCGTTCACAATATTTACATCCTCATTGTTGCTTTCCAAAAGCTCCCGTACACGGTCAATAGCCTGTATGAACCTTGCGGGCAGTACCGGTTTGGCAATATAATCTGCTACATTCAATTCAAAGGCCTCAAAGGCATATTCTTTTTTTGCAGAAATAAATACAATAACCGGTTTATCATTACCCAGGTTACGTGTAAGCTCAAGCCCTGTCATTCCGTCCATTTCAATATCCAGCAACAGGAGATCTACAGGAGTCGTTTTAAGCAGGTTGTAAGCTTCAACAGCGCTTTCCGCTTCCCCCATTATTTTTAAATCCCTTACCTGCGCCGCCAGTTGTCTTAATGTTGTCCGGGCTAGCTGATTATCATCAACAATCAAACATGTAATCATACTTCCTGTAATTTGATATGGGTCTTTTCAAAAGTAGTGCATATTTTTTTATTCCATGGCTAATAGTGCCTGCTTCCTGCCCGATGCATAACCTTTTTACATTTGGAACAGATAGCAAGATAATGCGGGAACAGATATGCCCCTCAAGGTGGGATGACCACCTGCCTACCGGCAAGGCTTCAAAAAATGTTATGCGCCCCTTCCTGCCATTATTAATACAGGGCCACTCAATGCGCTGCCTGTTTTTTTAAGATCTCCATCAGTTTCTTACCTAAATTTTGGGACCAGGTAAAATACCCGAGATCCGAAGGGTGTATGCCATCGGCTGTGGTATCATGGCTGACAGATTCCGGTAGCGGGCTATCTATAAAATAAACATTCGGATATTTTTGAATCAGTTCTTTCATCAATGCTTTAGCGATATTCCGTTTTTGTGATTCAAACTCCCTGATCTTATTGTTAAAATCAGCGTTTCCCCGGTAAATGGTTTCCACAAACACAACAGGAATATCTTTATGACTTCTGGCAACCACATCTAAAAAAAGCGGCAGCCGCTCACTGATCAATTCAGCACCGGGATTTGAAAAGGCATCCAGTACAATAACATCGGCCTTTACTGCGGCCAGCATTTTTGCAAAATAAGGCTGTAACTTGGAGTTCCCGGAAAACCCCAGATTACAGACATCCAGGTTAAAATTCCTCTGCAGTTGCATAGGATAACTCATTCCCGGCCGGCTTGCCGAAATGCCCTGGGTATAGCTGGATCCGAAAACAACCGTTTTAATTTTAAAAGGATTGGGTATAGCTGCAATCGTGGCACCATCCTCCACTCCTATTTTAAGACCCTTCAGTTCGCTGTAGATGGGCAAATAGAGCAGGCATTCCTTTGGCGCAGCATCCATTTCCGATACCAGGGTTATTTCCTTATCCCGTTCGGGCGATACTCCGTTACCCGCAAATTCCCATCGATTGCCTTTTTTAATATACAGGTCGAAGCCCGCAGCAGCAATCCCCGTCATATTATCTTTTTTATAAGTCCATTTATAAGAGGGTAACACCTTTATATAAGCAGAATTTGTTTTGAAGAGTATTGCCAGCCCGGCACTGCACCGGGCCTGCTGATTTTCTGACTTGCTCATTCCTTTATAAACCGCGGTATCGACCCTATGAAAGGGAAATGAAGCAGGGAAGGCTTTTCCAACAATGGTTAACCGGGCTCCATCAACAAATTTCGTGGAAGCGGCTGACTGGCTGTAAGCCACGCCGGAAATGAAACATAAAAATGCGCACAGCATCAGAATTAACTTTTTCATAAAATGTATTTTGAGCGATCCGGGAGTTGCTGTATGGTTGATGTAACAGCATACTGTTATAAATACTTTTGTTATATACATACAAACATAGAAAAATTGTATGTTATGAGTTCCATCTTTTGAAAATAGTTATAAATGCGCCCGGATGAGCGCTCTGGTTGAAAATCATTAACAATCGGTGCCACTTACGTAAAGCCAATAAATCACCTCTTTGGGCAACTCATTCAATACCTGCTTCTGATATCATTTGTGTGCGCTGTTTTGAAGTGCCTGTTCCAAAAACATTTTTATTCATCGGTTCTGAAAGGAGCTGCCGGCAGGCCTTCTTTATTGATGAGGTTGGGATGAACAGGATCATCAGCCCAGGCATAACGCACATACCTGGGCGCTGCAATTTCATTACTCGATACCACTATTTTCCGGCCCTCAATTTTTGCATCGGCCCATACAAACTTTTTATCGGCCCCTGCAATAGCAAATTCAGCCGGAGGTTCCCCATCACTGGTACACAACCCGCTGCCGGTATTTTTGAATGTTATCATCATTTTATTTCCATCAATAACAGCAGATTGAAAAGAAGGGCCGGAGTACACAATATTCTCGCCATAGGCTATTTTGCCTGCAGCAAGCGCCAGCCGGTCTCCCACTTCTTTTTTCCTGTCGGGATGAATATCATTCCACTCCCCCAGGTCAATGGCTACTGCCATAGCGGTGTTTGGCAATGATAAGGTTTGCGCCTGGGCTTCGCGGAACAGCGCCCAGTCGCTTTCTGCAGGCCAGTAACTGTAATCCATAAAGCCCGGTAATTGTACAAACAGGAAAGGCAGATCCCGGCTTTGCCATTTGGCACGCCAGTCCTGGATCATTGCCGGCTGCAGCTTTGCATAAGCAGCTGCATTTCCGGTATTGCTTTCGCCCTGGTACCAGACAAATCCCTTTAAAGTATAGTTTGTCAGTGGCGCAATCATGGTATTGTACAACGCGCCGGGCTGGTTTTGTAAGGCGATGTTGCCTGCCTTCCCACCACGGGCAGGAGCATTCACTTCCCCTACCTTATACTGCCAGTAGCCGGTAAGGTCAATCGTATCGTTGCCCGCAATCAGCTGGTAAGGCTTATCAGGTACAAAACCCCCTTTGCCCGCCTTATTGGAGATCTTTATTACAAAAAGATTTTTACCGGGTTTTAACAAACCATCCGGCACCGCATACCTTCGTTGGGGATACATATAATAGGTAGCGCCTACTTTAGTGCCGTTGATGTATAGTTCATCCGCATCTACAATACGTCCTAAAAATACTTTTGCGCCCCGTTGGGTCATCGGTTGCGGCACCTCAATTTCTCTCCGGAACCATACGGTTCCATCCAGGTCTTTTACTCCCTGGTCTTCCCAATAGCCGGGAACGGCAAACGGCCGCCAGCCTTTTGGATGATATGAGGGAGCATACCATTGTTCAGTAAGGCCCCTGTCCTGTATTTTGGATGGCTGCGCCCCGGAAGGCTCATTGTGAGCAGAGCGGTTGATGTAAGCTGTATCTTTATTTTTTTCTATTATCGCAAGCACATCCGGAAATGGCTGCAGGCTCTTTTCACTCATCATCGCCTCAATAGGAATACCGCCCCAGCTTGAATTAATAATACCAATCGGCACCTGATATTTTTCATACAAAGCTTTTGCAAAAAAATAAGCCACCGCGGAAAAATCCCGTACACCTGCAGGGCCGGCCCAGGTCCATGAACCGGAAGGGAGGTCATCCTGTGGCGCTTGCAGGTTGACGGTGTTCGGCACCTTAAACTGCCTGATCTGAGGAAAATCAGCCGCGGCAATCTCATTTGCGTAAATAATATCATGCAGTTTCATCTGATGCTCCATGTTCGATTGTCCTGCACACAACCATACATCCCCAACAAGGAGCTCCTTTAAAATAATTTTATTTTTACCGGCAATTTCCATCTTATAAGGCCCGCCCGCCTTCACAGGCGCCAGCTGTACGGCCCATTTTCCATCATTCCCCGTTATTGCCCTGTATGTTTGGCTGTTAAAGCGAACGGATACTCTTTCTCCCTTTGAAGCCCAGCCCCATATATTTATTTTGGCATTCCGTTGTAAAACCATGCTATCGCGCAGGATGCGTGGCAGTTTTATCTGTGCCGAAGCGTTCAATGAAGCAAACGCTGATAACAAAAACATCCCCTTCAACAGGCTTTTCATTCTGAACATCTTTAATTGATGACAATCGTTTTCTGCACTACATTGCTGGTTGTTTTATTGGGAACACCGGGCTGACCGCCACCGGCGCTTATGACCAGGTTGCCTTTGGGGCGGATCATTTGACCATCCGCACCGGGCACAGCCAATGCGGCCCCATCTAAAATAAAGTGCACGGTTTTGCTTTCGCCGGGCTTCAGTGCAATACGCTGAAACCCTTTTAATGCCCT
This window encodes:
- a CDS encoding phosphatidylglycerol lysyltransferase domain-containing protein, yielding MKERILKGIRRFSPKTYWKEILAVFVILLAFVFFRSERKELKSIIPRLHAADQLWVISGLLVCGIYVLLQALMYVHSFKAMGMRLRLSDAVELFLKRNFLSVFLPAGGISSLAYTTTQLRKRNLNATQIHQASAIYGYVGLLTVFIIGIPIIIYTLWENRNFGNAWISLIILGLILGAVFFLTLAFRAKGDLYKWIAKKIPSVTGAIDEIFSGDVNKKHLLITILLSLGIELCGIAHVFISMYALNVSPSFEVAAVGYTLSVVLMIISPFLRGLGAVEFTMIYIFMGYGYTHNQGLSVTLLYRLFEFWLPLLFGLFAFIWRGRQLVARIVPAVAIFILGIINIISVATPPLAERMKLDRYYLPVEAIHASKLMVLVLGIALLVTSAYLIKGLRAAWIAALVFTGLSIIGNMAKALDYEESLFALFILALLISNSRQYRIKANPKWIRIGFITFFITLTSVCIFDFLSFYFIDKRHFGIDFNWHQSIYYTLKSFLLFSDDELVPKTNFGRDFINITKFLGVCSWLLLIYSLLRPRIFSDHGSGARTEAELARELLEEHGRSAVDYFKVTPDKQLFFSNLTDGFVAYRVANGFAAVLEEPVCAAEDKAEVIEEFERFCRQKGLKTVYYRVDESSLFYFEHLKKMKIFIGQEAIMEIEKFTLEGKDRKSLRNGLNSLQKKGYRTELVTAPHSAVFVDELQDISDEWLDKFEKKEMVFSQGMFDPEEIRGLDVIIVKDDRDAVQSFLTIIRDYTPDECTYDLIRKRLDAPGGCMDAMIVKLVEFAKERNYKYLNLGMIPLNGITEPDNPAEQIIKYASARIGSFKHYKTLRDFKEKYATIWENKYMIFSNDFDLLQIPGALKKAMKP
- a CDS encoding response regulator, whose protein sequence is MDKKKNEKFNVRLKGIIFLMKSSFRYILVAAFITAITVIVFLQFNSSRSINELINGNEDLMSLLKVKTELQQIQKNVEQLETEAKSIVIRGADLQDGRFRQQVNQINRSFEALDSFETDQTIGSGIQQLRQLVNRKISLNTEVLRTFSGDGKDSAEKMINNQEEQQLTDSIRILSNRIDERYQVKVTDLIRNADKSGVKAKTFGTILAILAAISALFVFGYISYKIIEQQRLIHQLNVSEMHARQLARVKENFLANMSHEIRTPLNAILGFTGLLKKEKASRQVADYTALIHKAGENLLQIVNNILDISKIEAGMMVVKAAPFEIRHTFSDIKAIYSRQCIEKGLDFIVAIDEEVPRFLLGDEARLIQVMVNLVGNAIKFTDKGFVHIEVAVVNKENEAVLLQFVVRDTGIGMTENETAAVFDRFQQSDGSITRKYGGTGLGLSIVKDLVHLMNGAIEVYSREQQGSSFTLQLPFKITTKGKEPVEEPFSDNIVHQRGLPAGKVLIVEDNELNRLLLQQLLKGWCIRFDTVSNGTEAITCLKTEKFDLVLMDIQMPGMDGYTATGIIRNELKNELPVIAMTADALPGQRERCIEAGMNDYIAKPIREQELKKIVFHYLEQEGGEAQLLSENELPVPAHSFQFLKLEYLSAISMGNSAYEKEVFEQFLELLPRELDRLDAAIQNGDFAAIRKTAHSLKTTVAVIGLDEETYPYLEALEQEEALSTIRSVFRSLQHTCNGALAEAKAYYSRRYL
- a CDS encoding LytR/AlgR family response regulator transcription factor → MITCLIVDDNQLARTTLRQLAAQVRDLKIMGEAESAVEAYNLLKTTPVDLLLLDIEMDGMTGLELTRNLGNDKPVIVFISAKKEYAFEAFELNVADYIAKPVLPARFIQAIDRVRELLESNNEDVNIVNDEFIFIRDSNVVKRLSFSEILYAEAMGDYVKLHTPKRFYAVHSPLKAVEERLPAGKFIRVHRSYIVAVDKIDGIEQGALVLQGKMVPVADGYRNSLNKRLNIL
- a CDS encoding SGNH/GDSL hydrolase family protein yields the protein MKKLILMLCAFLCFISGVAYSQSAASTKFVDGARLTIVGKAFPASFPFHRVDTAVYKGMSKSENQQARCSAGLAILFKTNSAYIKVLPSYKWTYKKDNMTGIAAAGFDLYIKKGNRWEFAGNGVSPERDKEITLVSEMDAAPKECLLYLPIYSELKGLKIGVEDGATIAAIPNPFKIKTVVFGSSYTQGISASRPGMSYPMQLQRNFNLDVCNLGFSGNSKLQPYFAKMLAAVKADVIVLDAFSNPGAELISERLPLFLDVVARSHKDIPVVFVETIYRGNADFNNKIREFESQKRNIAKALMKELIQKYPNVYFIDSPLPESVSHDTTADGIHPSDLGYFTWSQNLGKKLMEILKKQAAH
- a CDS encoding sialate O-acetylesterase, producing the protein MKSLLKGMFLLSAFASLNASAQIKLPRILRDSMVLQRNAKINIWGWASKGERVSVRFNSQTYRAITGNDGKWAVQLAPVKAGGPYKMEIAGKNKIILKELLVGDVWLCAGQSNMEHQMKLHDIIYANEIAAADFPQIRQFKVPNTVNLQAPQDDLPSGSWTWAGPAGVRDFSAVAYFFAKALYEKYQVPIGIINSSWGGIPIEAMMSEKSLQPFPDVLAIIEKNKDTAYINRSAHNEPSGAQPSKIQDRGLTEQWYAPSYHPKGWRPFAVPGYWEDQGVKDLDGTVWFRREIEVPQPMTQRGAKVFLGRIVDADELYINGTKVGATYYMYPQRRYAVPDGLLKPGKNLFVIKISNKAGKGGFVPDKPYQLIAGNDTIDLTGYWQYKVGEVNAPARGGKAGNIALQNQPGALYNTMIAPLTNYTLKGFVWYQGESNTGNAAAYAKLQPAMIQDWRAKWQSRDLPFLFVQLPGFMDYSYWPAESDWALFREAQAQTLSLPNTAMAVAIDLGEWNDIHPDRKKEVGDRLALAAGKIAYGENIVYSGPSFQSAVIDGNKMMITFKNTGSGLCTSDGEPPAEFAIAGADKKFVWADAKIEGRKIVVSSNEIAAPRYVRYAWADDPVHPNLINKEGLPAAPFRTDE